In one Heterodontus francisci isolate sHetFra1 chromosome 18, sHetFra1.hap1, whole genome shotgun sequence genomic region, the following are encoded:
- the LOC137379773 gene encoding uncharacterized protein: protein MWPWVLLSSEVGNLIIEQTGEFLPPDLPANQKADSSAVSAVVPGAIATAATAGGPAVLRREKTPGQAIPSNSTESSSTESSSTEPNSTESISTESSSTEPNSTEPSRTESSSTEPNSTEPNSTEPNSTESISTESSSTEPNSTEPSSTESSSTEPNSTEPNSTEPSSTEPNSTEPSSTEPISTEPNSTEPNSTESSSTEPNSTEPNSTESSSTEPNSTEPNSTEPNSTESISTESISTESSSTEPNSTESISTESISTEPNSTEPNSTEPSSTEPNSTEPNSTESISTEPNSTESISTESSSTEPNSTEPNSTEPNSTESSSTESSSTEPNSTEPNSTESISTESSSTEPNSTEPNSTESISTESNSTESNSTESSSTESNSTESISTESISTESNSTEPNSTEPNSTESSTESISTESISTESISTEPISTESSSTESSSTESISTESISTEPISTESSSTESSSTESNSTESNSTESMEKN, encoded by the exons ATGTGGCCCTGGGTCCTGCTGTCCAGCGAAGTAGGAAATTTGATAATCGAACAAAC gggtgAGTTCCTGCCTCCAGATCTGCCTGCCAATCAGAAGGCTGACagctctgcagtatcagcagtggtacCGGGAGCAATAGCAACTGCagctactgcaggaggccctgcagtactgaGGAGAGAGAAGACCCCGGGACAG GCCATTCCGTCCAACAGCACCGAGTCCAGCAGCACCGAGTCCAGCAGCACCGAGCCCAACAGCACCGAGTCCATCAGCACCGAGTCCAGCAGCACCGAGCCCAACAGCACCGAGCCCAGCAGAACCGAGTCCAGCAGCACCGAGCCCAACAGCACCGAGCCCAACAGCACCGAGCCCAACAGCACCGAGTCCATCAGCACCGAGTCCAGCAGCACCGAGCCCAACAGCACCGAGCCCAGCAGCACCGAGTCCAGCAGCACCGAGCCCAACAGCACCGAGCCCAACAGCACCGAGCCCAGCAGCACCGAGCCCAACAGCACCGAGCCCAGCAGCACCGAGCCCATCAGCACCGAGCCCAACAGCACCGAGCCCAACAGCACCGAGTCCAGCAGCACCGAGCCCAACAGCACCGAGCCCAACAGCACCGAGTCCAGCAGCACCGAGCCCAACAGCACCGAGCCCAACAGCACCGAGCCCAACAGCACCGAGTCCATCAGCACCGAGTCCATCAGCACCGAGTCCAGCAGCACCGAGCCCAACAGCACCGAGTCCATCAGCACCGAGTCCATCAGCACCGAGCCCAACAGCACCGAGCCCAACAGCACCGAGCCCAGCAGCACCGAGCCCAACAGCACCGAGCCCAACAGCACCGAGTCCATCAGCACCGAGCCCAACAGCACCGAGTCCATCAGCACCGAGTCCAGCAGCACCGAGCCCAACAGCACCGAGCCCAACAGCACCGAGCCCAACAGCACAGAGTCCAGCAGCACCGAGTCCAGCAGCACCGAGCCCAACAGCACCGAGCCCAACAGCACCGAGTCCATCAGCACCGAGTCCAGCAGCACCGAGCCCAACAGCACCGAGCCCAACAGCACCGAGTCCATCAGCACCGAGTCCAACAGCACCGAGTCCAACAGCACCGAGTCCAGCAGCACCGAGTCCAACAGCACCGAGTCCATCAGCACCGAGTCCATCAGCACCGAGTCCAACAGCACCGAGCCCAACAGCACCGAGCCCAACAGCACCGAGTCCAGCACCGAGTCCATCAGCACCGAGTCCATCAGCACCGAGTCCATCAGCACCGAGCCCATCAGCACCGAGTCCAGCAGCACCGAGTCCAGCAGCACCGAGTCCATCAGCACCGAGTCCATCAGCACCGAGCCCATCAGCACCGAGTCCAGCAGCACCGAGTCCAGCAGCACCGAGTCCAACAGCACCGAGTCCAACAGCACCGAGTCCATGGAGAAGAACTga